The Maniola jurtina chromosome 13, ilManJurt1.1, whole genome shotgun sequence genomic interval CTTTATGTACAGTGTAAAACAGTATGACTTAAAAATTACATAACAAATTAAATACAAGTAGCTAATAGTTAGAGAGAATCTATAATCGTGAATAAGTAACAAACTCAAGCACAAACATTAACAGAAACAAAACATTCTGTGCCCTTTACACTCAGTTCCACTAACAGAATACTTGGTAGCTAATCTGGAAAAAATCGTACataattttcatacatttttttttacattaatgCTATAATAATTTGTTAGCACCTCCACATTTGGACAATACAGTCATCCATACTACTAACCTCTCTCGGCTCAGCAGGATTTATTTGAAGAATTGTTGGAATCTAGCCTTTTTATGAAAAGGCTAgattcaaacaaaaattctaaaaaggAACCcctactttgttgtctgtctatctgtctgtcaagaaagcctatAGAGTACTTAAAAAAACGttttatcttatcttattttctgtagacctagaatcatgaaactaggcaggtaggtaggacttataATGCAGTGGATTTATTGTGTTTTACATGGAAAGTAGAAACTATGGGGCAGCAGCACTAGCATGAATTTTAATATCAGCAAAACAAATGGCTAATTCCAGTGTACACATTCTCTAGGTAAACTAAAATGatctattgctatccctttcataatgtcGCTCGcggaaaaggacagcactaCATTAAAccagtcaatttagtttagtgatTATGTACAAGAGAATCGGACACAATGTTGCTATTTCTATTGTGTATcatctctaaattaaaatgacagtTCTAAAAACACTATCCTATTCTGCAGGAAGCATTGTAAAAGGGATAGCAACATATTTAGtagtcattttagtttagtttagagattatgtacaacATAATAGCCACAATgaatatgtatttcttttgTACTTTCTATTATGTAATTGAACTGATTTAAAGTATCATGGTAAGAATATTGGGATTTGTTAAAGCTATGTACGCCCTCTGGCGGCTCTAGCGGACTTTGTATAAATCCTTTCTTTTACTGAACCGAGAGCTCTGTAGACACTGCATCCAAGTCGCCAGTTACGAGGCAGGCAAAGAGGCAGACCAGAAGGCCTATTCTATATCTTAGTGGCTATGAAAAGTTGTACACTATAAAAAGTGCCTAACAAATAACAGGCAAACTTCTAATTTGTTATGTTAGACTAACCTTTGTTACCAAGTACCAAACAAACCACTGAATGTTAGATATCAATCGTTTAGTATACGTCTTAGTTCAATTTGAGAGAATTTTGAATTACGTCGATATTCTTGCAAGCCAGCGAATTTTTTGCCTTTTCTAGTATAACTAAGTTACAAAGCCTCTGGGATAAGGAATAGGCCTTCCGGTGTAACTCTTGAACAAGAGCCAATAGTAGCTCGATTGACTGCTCTCCCTCATTCTCCTGCCTCTATATGAAATAGgcgaataaaataataattataataaaagccATAAATCAttgtaaattacttttttttcagATTGCTAAAATTTTCATAATAGGAATTAAATGCTCTAGACCATCTATCTTATATACAAAGCTTAAAAGAAATCGATTTTAGTATTAACGCTATAGtctcattttatatttattgggTCGAAGAAATGGGACTTTGCTTTCCGTAGTGTTCCCGAAGACGGCGGCCGCGAGCGCCGCGCGATCACACCTTCACGTTAGTCGAGTTACGCACGATACACTCACTATCGTCGTAGGAGTTCGTCACTTGATTGCTTACACCGACGTGGTAAGTTATAAGTTATGTAACTCAACAAAACTAGCTCACTTATATAGTATTCGAATAATTCACTTTATAACAGCTTTGGGCGTATGTATCGACATCGTCAGTAGCGGCAGTCTAGTTGTCGCGCGCCGCGCACTCGCTGAAGTAGTGCGCCTTGCCGCCGCCGCGCATCACATCCTCCCATGctggaaaataaattttattgattgTAAATTCATCTGGTTTCTTTTTTAGACTTAGCATTTTCTCACCTAGACGGGGTCCGCCTATCTGTAACTTCATCTAGGTATATCTTAGGTATATATTCAAATggcgataaataaataatttctaataACAAATGCCAAAAATGACAATTTTTGAAGTAAATATTTATCAACAAAAATATAGTTACTCAGACTTTCGTTTTAGTGGTTTCaaacatttcatattttatataatCTAGGTGTAAATATATTTGTGTGACTGACTAAACGTTTGTCTCAGTATGTTCGATTAGTTTCAAACCTGTCTGGGGCCTTTATTCAATCGGCTTCTGCAGGCAACATAGCTACGTGGGTCATAATTATTTTCGTTATTCAGGACACGGAATACGCACCGGTGCCCACGTAGTCGACGATCTGGGTGAGCAtgcgcgcgggcggcggcggcggcggcacgTAGCGCAGCGCCGCGCAGCCAGCGCGCACGGCCACGGCGCGCTCCAGCAGGTCGCAGCGCGCGCCCAGCAGCTGCTCGTTGACGTCGAAGCCGAACGTGACGCCATCCAGCTCGCgtgccgcgcccgcgcccgccgccagcAGCACGACGGGCGGCCGCCGGTCCGCTACCACGTCGGGCGCGGGCGGCTCCTTGCGCACGGCCGGCTTGTcgcggcgccgcgccgccaGCGCCGGGTACTCGTCACcgggggcggcggcggcgggcgcggccgTCCGCTCGTCGCTCTCCGCGTAGAAGTTGCACGACTCAATGAGGTCGGGGAAGTTGTGGCGCGTGCGCGCGATGTCGGCGTAGGACGCGCAGGCGGGCGGCGGCaccgcgggcgcgggcggcggcggcgagtGCGCGCAGTCCGTGTCGTCGTTGGAGTCGTTGCTGCGCTCGGAGGCGGGCGCGGATGCAGGCGCGCGCGCTGGCGACGGCGCGCgcgtgcggcgcggcggcgagGGCGCGCGCTCGGTCTCgtcggcgcggcggcgcggcttACGCTTCTTGGTGACGGTCTGGAAGTCAGCCAGCTCGGGCGGCGCGTCGGGCTCGAGAAGCGCGCGCGCGTCGGCGCCCCAGGAGCGGCGCTCGGGCTTGGCGGGCGCGGACTCGCGCGGCTTGTCGGTGAGGTCCTCGAGCTTGGTGCGCGAGAGCTCCTCGAGCGAGGAGGCGCGCTTGGGCTTGGCGTCCTTGTCCTTGCGGCGCTCGGTGGAGCGCTTCTTGGCCGCCTTGTCGTCGCCGTCGTCCTTGTGCTTGGCGCGCAACTTGGGCGCGCGCGGTGCCTCCGCGTTGGACTCGATGAAGCGCAACACTTCGTTGATGTCTTTGTTGCCCTGGTAGCCGTCTATCTGATGCGATTTGATGACGGTCTCGTTTTTGGACGACTTCTTTCTCCTCGGTTTCTTGTGTTGACCGGAGCCCGAGAGGGGCGAACCGAATCCTTGTACCGCGTTGCCGTTTTCATCGAGAGATTTCTGTAAACGGTAGTGCACAGTGAGAATAGGAACCTGAATAGGAAGGAAAAAATAGATGTTAGAATTTTTAGAACACAGCGTAGATCACACAGCGGTGTTATTGCGAATGATCGATGCGATCGTAGCTATTAGAGCGCGAGTGAGGTGATAGTGTCGTGGGGTCGGCGCGAAGCGAGCCAGTATGGGTGCGGTGTGGGTGCGCGGGCCTACCTTGTACTCGTCGGCGGCGGCGGGGCGCGACAGCGGCAGCCCGTTGAAGCTCGCCGCCGCACCGCGAGGCTGCGCCGCGGGCGACACACAGACCATTAgtttcattttgaaattaataattaaaaaatttataatgtaCTGTTTAGTCACACCATTTGcaattttaaatattgtagTAATCACAGGGTCCCGAAATGTTTCAACTTTTGCAAAATTTATGAGTGTGGACTCTGGAATCTGGATGgacataggtataataaaattttaagttgtctaataaaaattagtaagtaattagtaaatttatttaatctaaaaaaaagaaaactgttTTTGAAACTTGTGTGTTTTAAAAGGGTTGATATCATCTGTACAAACTGCAATGTAAGTTTTTTCTTGAATGCATCTGTTAATTGTTTCCTTGTAAATGAGAGAAAAGTACTATATCAGTCTCGACGAAAATAGTGATTAACAACCTCGTCCTTTTGAAATTACTTCGGAAGTATTCAGTTTCGCGTTGTCCTTCCCATATTACTCAGCCataaattgctttatttctGACCTGGACAGTAATGTACTATTTCTCCTAATTGCTCGGAAATtgtttcataatttaaaaaaaaaaaaaaccccgtaTTTTTATATACGAAGGCCAGCAATTTCCAAAACAACAATATTAGAAATTACCAGACAGTTTCATACTGGTATTGAGATACTTTAAATGCACACTAACATGAATAAGGTATTTTAAATTCTGTTTAACACTGGTTTTATACaagttttaaattgtttaaaataataaaaatgagtaCTTACTTCATCGTAAGaaaaaatatctataatatattattatcattgactaactgtacaaattacaatataactttttttgaaataattttgttCAATGTTACCTCGCAAAAGGTCGTAGCTCATATGCCCGACACCATCCCCACACAACACCTGCACAGCTCCGCCTCAAATCGAAGTCGCCGCTAGTTCTCCACGCGCCGACAGCTAGCAAAAAGCTCGCTGTCCACGCTATCATGGCTAGCAGTAAACTCGCTGCCTACGCGCGATTGATGAAGACTCGTGTAGTCGTACATTCCTAGCAACTTTCGTGATTCAGTCCCGATTGGAATCACGTTTTCGTTATCTCTCGATCTACATGCCGCGAACTGGCGACCATTTGCTACGCGTTGTTTGCAATTGTATGTTGTCATTGTAAAATGTTTGTACAGAGCACGACTTTAAGCccatatttgaatgttttttcTTTTACCGTGCGTGAGcggtgtcgtgtaagtgagctacgatCTTAAGTCTCGGCGGAAATAGCAATTAACAGCCTCGTTTAGTTCAGAAGTACTCAGCTTCGCACCCCTTCCAATATTACTCAGCCgtaaattgctttatttccaGCCTGGGTAATTACTATTAGGTAATTCCTAAAAGTACATTACTAAAGTCGATAATTCCTTGGGATCGTCGTTTGTGGACAGATCAGTCCCGTTGTATAGAAGCTTCAGAGTCGGTGCACAGTGGGAACAAATGAATGGCTCGTGGAGCGGTACCTGTCGTTCGGGTGAGGCGGGGTGTGCGAGCGCCGCGGCGGGCGCGCCGGGCGCGAGCGGCGGCGGCGAGGGCGGGCGCGCGCAGGCTCCGTCCATGAGGCACGCCACGGCGCGGTAACTCGAGACCAGCTGCAGCGGCTGCGCACATCAGCACTTTGGTGTTGGTGATCATCACCCGCGAGCACCGACACCAAAATACCACCACCACACTCACCCACCCTTCACCCTCTAACTGGGTAACATCGATAAAAATTTGCTTCGTGATGCTGCATGTGGCGCAATGACTTCCAACCGAGACATGTTTACATTACATGGCATGACATGCGTTCTCGCTTATAGAGCATAGAAATAATTAAAGTTTCCCAATTTctctttcagttaaaattagattaaacttactcgattttcaacattgacattttcaacatattcccttgagaaaattttatttgctggcaatGGCAGCCTTTGTCCTACAACTACGCCCCtattgtcaatgtcattcaagtgtCAAAAGATTCTTGTCGGACTGTACAAGGTGGAACATGTTTTAGTTAGCAGTCTTCACTTTAGACGCGTATGTAACATTTATCTACCTCTTTTTATACACATAGTACAGATTGTTATGTGGTATGAATATTATAGTCGCACACTATTTTACTCGGGCGTTGGACGCTCCAGCTGTGCACGGAAATATGTCCATTATGACTTATGTGTGACGACAATAAAATACGAAGCAGCACAATTTCCTGATAACCTATTGATAGCAACGCTTGCGTTAAATGTGACCAAAGCAATAATTTTCATCAAATCGTGCACGACGCAAATTTTTATTGATGTTGACCAGAAGTTAACCGTCATAAATTTTTTTGAGAGGTGAAAGGTACACGAAGAACTAACAGCAATGAAGTTTAGCCGATGAAGAAATAAAATGAtgaaaaaggaaagaaaaactACATGAAACAAAAAACAGTGAAACTGAAACTCAGAAATTGTTAGATAAGCTTATTAATTTAGAAGCAAATTAGGACAGTTAGCGATAGCAGAGAATGGCtaagaataatttttttacaaaaataacccACTAGATAAATTTATagttgattttaaaaaatcctagcAATAGGAATCTTTACGTTTTCCATTAATCGCCAAAAATTGTATTCAATTCAACATAAATATATGAACATAAAATTATGTTGCATAAATATATGAACATAAAATTATGTTGCATAAATATAATGGTAAGTATGTGTAGAGTGAGAGGCAGTGTATGTGTTTTTTATAGTAATAAGCATGGTAtaaatacatttataatattttttataattataaatataatataataattatatttctataGGACAAAATTGGTGATAAATGTGTATATATGCTCAAAAATATTAACATACGAATGCAAGAAATAGATACAATATTTCCTCGCTAAGATTATCTGAAATTAACAATATTGCAAATGGTGTGACAATAGTAGGGTGATTTTAGGACGTACGACCGCACTACGAACGCGTCGAATAACTCATGTACCTTGGGATCGACCGCGACCGCCGATTGGGAAGTAGAAGAAGTCGTGTTGCAACTGGTCACAACCTCTGGTGTTGTGATGCAACTAAAGGGTATGGCGGAATCCACCTGCAAAATAAAACAACCATTATTTAAATACGGACCAAAATAATTGTTGTTTACAGACAATACTAAATTATTACCTCTTTATCCTTGAAAGAAGACAATTTCTTTCTTATACAATCTGTTTTTTCTGGACTGTCACTATAGAGTAGCATTCTAAGGGCGTTTTTGTTCA includes:
- the LOC123871405 gene encoding actin cytoskeleton-regulatory complex protein pan1-like isoform X2; amino-acid sequence: MAPPPEYDKEPKAPDKSITSNSVEDSKLVYNHVKDQSANTEHKITTTGANFDVENNKHVETLDDGQLRALLDEAITYKCPKDREGKSSLFKELLEEVEQDEQACEAAARVGAGRNTRRGRARREHHSSLQDLVAAMAGEAAPRRGRAHAAHAPAPPAGTVSARALHGGSLPSGVDTSFLLGEETGVGVARGGYLATVRCVNPPPLAERRVSTGDASPPQQPPPPAQELDVLSRRNKPMFPMTYTARATLEIGSGSVCSGRAVTTTTASNQVDSAIPFSCITTPEVVTSCNTTSSTSQSAVAVDPKPRGAAASFNGLPLSRPAAADEYKVPILTVHYRLQKSLDENGNAVQGFGSPLSGSGQHKKPRRKKSSKNETVIKSHQIDGYQGNKDINEVLRFIESNAEAPRAPKLRAKHKDDGDDKAAKKRSTERRKDKDAKPKRASSLEELSRTKLEDLTDKPRESAPAKPERRSWGADARALLEPDAPPELADFQTVTKKRKPRRRADETERAPSPPRRTRAPSPARAPASAPASERSNDSNDDTDCAHSPPPPAPAVPPPACASYADIARTRHNFPDLIESCNFYAESDERTAAPAAAAPGDEYPALAARRRDKPAVRKEPPAPDVVADRRPPVVLLAAGAGAARELDGVTFGFDVNEQLLGARCDLLERAVAVRAGCAALRYVPPPPPPARMLTQIVDYVGTAWEDVMRGGGKAHYFSECAARDN
- the LOC123871405 gene encoding actin cytoskeleton-regulatory complex protein pan1-like isoform X1, with product MAPPPEYDKEPKAPDKSITSNSVEDSKLVYNHVKDQSANTEHKITTTGANFDVENNKHVETLDDGQLRALLDEAITYKCPKDREGKSSLFKELLEEVEQDEQACEAAARVGAGRNTRRGRARREHHSSLQDLVAAMAGEAAPRRGRAHAAHAPAPPAGTVSARALHGGSLPSGVDTSFLLGEETGVGVARGGYLATVRCVNPPPLAERRVSTGDASPPQQPPPPAQELDVLSRRNKPMFPMTYTARATLEIGSGSVCSGRAVTTTTASNQVDSAIPFSCITTPEVVTSCNTTSSTSQSAVAVDPKPLQLVSSYRAVACLMDGACARPPSPPPLAPGAPAAALAHPASPERQPRGAAASFNGLPLSRPAAADEYKVPILTVHYRLQKSLDENGNAVQGFGSPLSGSGQHKKPRRKKSSKNETVIKSHQIDGYQGNKDINEVLRFIESNAEAPRAPKLRAKHKDDGDDKAAKKRSTERRKDKDAKPKRASSLEELSRTKLEDLTDKPRESAPAKPERRSWGADARALLEPDAPPELADFQTVTKKRKPRRRADETERAPSPPRRTRAPSPARAPASAPASERSNDSNDDTDCAHSPPPPAPAVPPPACASYADIARTRHNFPDLIESCNFYAESDERTAAPAAAAPGDEYPALAARRRDKPAVRKEPPAPDVVADRRPPVVLLAAGAGAARELDGVTFGFDVNEQLLGARCDLLERAVAVRAGCAALRYVPPPPPPARMLTQIVDYVGTAWEDVMRGGGKAHYFSECAARDN
- the LOC123871405 gene encoding serine/arginine repetitive matrix protein 1-like isoform X3 → MAPPPEYDKEPKAPDKSITSNSVEDSKLVYNHVKDQSANTEHKITTTGANFDVENNKHVETLDDGQLRALLDEAITYKCPKDREGKSSLFKELLEEVEQDEQACEAAARVGAGRNTRRGRARREHHSSLQDLVAAMAGEAAPRRGRAHAAHAPAPPAGTVSARALHGGSLPSGVDTSFLLGEETGVGVARGGYLATVRCVNPPPLAERRVSTGDASPPQQPPPPAQELDVLSRRNKPMFPMTYTARATLEIGSGSVCSGRAVTTTTASNQVDSAIPFSCITTPEVVTSCNTTSSTSQSAVAVDPKKSLDENGNAVQGFGSPLSGSGQHKKPRRKKSSKNETVIKSHQIDGYQGNKDINEVLRFIESNAEAPRAPKLRAKHKDDGDDKAAKKRSTERRKDKDAKPKRASSLEELSRTKLEDLTDKPRESAPAKPERRSWGADARALLEPDAPPELADFQTVTKKRKPRRRADETERAPSPPRRTRAPSPARAPASAPASERSNDSNDDTDCAHSPPPPAPAVPPPACASYADIARTRHNFPDLIESCNFYAESDERTAAPAAAAPGDEYPALAARRRDKPAVRKEPPAPDVVADRRPPVVLLAAGAGAARELDGVTFGFDVNEQLLGARCDLLERAVAVRAGCAALRYVPPPPPPARMLTQIVDYVGTAWEDVMRGGGKAHYFSECAARDN